In Lemur catta isolate mLemCat1 chromosome 1, mLemCat1.pri, whole genome shotgun sequence, one DNA window encodes the following:
- the MAN2C1 gene encoding alpha-mannosidase 2C1 isoform X1, whose protein sequence is MAGAPALKHWRTTLERVEKFVSPLYFTDCNLRGRLFGESCPVAALSSFLTPERLPYQEAVLQDFSPAQVGDSFGPTWWTCWFRVELTIPEAWVGQEVHLCWQSDGEGLVWRDGEPVQGLTKEGEKTSYILTDRLGEGDPRSLTLYVEVACNGLLGAGKGSMIAAPDPEKTFQLSRAELAVFHRDVHKLLVDLELLLGIAKGLGEDNQRSFQALYTANQMVNVCDPARPETFPVAQALASKFFGQRGGESQHTIHAIGHCHIDTAWLWPFKETIRKCARSWVTAVQLMEQNPEFIFACSQAQQLEWVKSHYPGLHAQLQEFACRGQFVPVGGTWVEMDGNLPSGEAMVRQFLQGQNFFLQEFGKMCTEFWLPDTFGYSAQLPQIMRGCGIRHFLTQKLSWNLVNSFPHHTFFWEGLDGSHVLVHFPPGDSYGMQGNVDEVLKTVTNNRDKGRTNHSAFLFGFGDGGGGPTQTMLDRLTRLRDTDGLPRVQLSSPKQLFSALESDSGQLCTWVGELFLELHNGTYTTHAQIKKGNRECERILHDVELLSSLALARSTQFLYPAAQLQHLWRLLLLNQFHDVVTGSCIQLVAEDAMCHYADIRSHGNALLSTAATALCAGEPGPEGLLIVNTLPWKRTEVLALPKPGGAHSLALVTVPSMGYAPVPAPISLQPLLPQQPVFVVQEVSPSRSCRARAVLGCSNNLEILSSDLEQVARWGLGGDGGEVPTDSASRPPFTKTDGSVTLDNGIIRVRLDPTGRLTSLVLVASGREAIAEGAVGNQFVLFDDVPLYWDAWDVMDYHLETRKPVLGQAGTLAVGTEGGLRGSAWFLLQLTPNSRLSQEVVLDVGCPYVRFHTEVHWHEAHKFLKVEFPARVRCPQATYEIQFGHLQRPTHYNTSWDWARFEVWAHRWVDLSEHGFGLALLNDCKYGASVRGSVLSLSLLRAPKAPDATADVGRHEFTYALMPHKGSFQDAGVIRAAYSLNFPLLALPVPGPAPATSWSAFSVSSPAVMLETVKQAETGPESQSRALVLRLYEAHGSHVDSWLHTSLPVQEAILCDLLERRDPAGHLPLQDNRLKLTFSPFQVQSLLLVLQPPEN, encoded by the exons ATGGCGGGGGCGCCTGCTCTGAAGCACTGGCGCACCACGCTGGAGCGGGTGGAGAAGTTCGTGTCGCCGCTCTATTTTACCGACTGTAACCTCCGCGGCAG GCTCTTTGGGGAAAGCTGCCCCGTGGCTGCGCTCTCCAGCTTCCTGACGCCCGAGAGGCTTCCCTACCAGGAGGCAGTCCTGCAGGACTTCAGCCCGGCGCAGGTCGGCGACAGCTTCGGACCGAC ATGGTGGACCTGCTGGTTCCGGGTGGAGTTGACCATCCCAGAGGCATGGGTGGGCCAGGAAGTTCACCTTTGCTGGCAAAGTGATGGAGAAGGTCTGGTGTGGCGCGATGGGGAACCTGTCCAG GGTTTGACCAAAGAAGGTGAGAAGACCAGCTATATCCTGACAGacaggctgggggaaggagacCCCCGAAG CCTGACCCTCTATGTGGAAGTGGCCTGCAATGGGctcctgggggctgggaagggaagcaTGATTGCAGCCCCTGATCCCGAGAAGACGTTCCAGCTGAGCCGGGCTGAGCTGGCCGTGTTCCACCGGGATGTCCACAAGCTCCTAGTGGATCTGGAGCTGCTACTGGGCATAGCCAAG GGTCTCGGGGAGGACAACCAGCGCAGCTTCCAGGCCCTGTACACAGCTAACCAGATGGTGAATGTGTGTGACCCTGCCCGGCCCGAGACCTTCCCAGTGGCCCAGGCCCTGGCGTCCAAGTTCTTTGGCCAACGTGGTGGTGAAAGCCAACACACCATCCATGCCATAGGGCACTGCCACATTGATACAG CCTGGCTTTGGCCCTTCAAAGAGACCATAAGGAAATGTGCCCGGAGCTGGGTGACAGCTGTGCAGCTCATGGAACAGAACCCTGAGTTCATCTTTGCCTGCTCCCAG GCACAGCAGCTCGAGTGGGTGAAGAGCCACTACCCCGGTCTGCATGCCCAGCTCCAGGAGTTTGCCTGCCGCGGGCAGTTTGTGCCCGTGGGGGGCACCTGGGTGGAGATG GATGGGAATCTGCCCAGTGGAGAGGCTATGGTGAGGCAGTTCCTGCAGGGCCAGAACTTCTTTCTGCAGGAGTTTGGGAAGATGTGTACTGAG TTCTGGCTGCCAGACACGTTCGGCTACTCAGCACAACTCCCCCAGATCATGCGTGGCTGTGGCATCAGGCACTTTCTGACCCAGAAGTTGAGCTGGAACTTGGTGAACTCCTTCCCG CACCACACCTTTTTCTGGGAGGGGCTGGATGGCTCCCATGTACTGGTCCACTTTCCACCTGGCGACTCCTATGGGATGCAGGGCAACGTGGACGAG GTGCTGAAGACTGTGACCAACAACCGGGACAAGGGGAGGACTAACCATAGTGCCTTCCTCTTTGGCTTCGGGGATGGGGGCGGCGGCCCCACCCAGACCATGCTGGACCGCTTGACGCGGCTGCGCGATACGGATGGGCTGCCCAG GGTGCAGCTGTCTTCTCCAAAGCAACTCTTCTCGGCACTGGAGAGTGACTCGGGGCAGCTGTGCACGTGGGTCGGGGAGCTCTTCCTGGAGCTGCACAATGGCACCTACACCACCCATGCCCAG ATCAAGAAGGGGAACCGGGAGTGTGAGCGGATCCTGCATGACGTGGAGCTGCTCAGTAGCCTGGCCCTGGCCCGCAGCACCCAGTTCCTGTACCCAGCAGCCCAGCTGCAGCACCTCTGGAG GCTCCTGCTTCTGAACCAGTTCCATGATGTGGTGACTGGAAGCTGCATTCAGCTGGTGGCAGAGGATGCCATGTGCCACTACGCAG ACATTCGTTCCCATGGCAATGCACTGCTCAGCACTGCAGCCACAGCCCTGTGTGCTGGGGAACCAGGTCCCGAGGGCCTCCTCATTGTCAACACGCTGCCCTGGAAGCGCACGGAAGTGTTGGCCCTGCCCAAGCCCGGCGGGGCCCACAGCCTAG ccctggtGACAGTGCCCAGCATGGGCTATGCTCCTGTTCCTGCCCCCATCTCGCTGCAGCCCCTGCTGCCCCAGCAGCCTGTGTTCGTAGTGCAAGAGGTGAGTCCCAGCAGGTCCTGCAGGGCAAGAGCTGTCCTGGGGTGCTCTAACAACTTGGAGATCCTGAGCTCCGACCTGGAGCAAGTGGCAAggtgggggttgggtggggatgggggtgaagTCCCTACAGACTCAGCCTCACGGCCCCCTTTCACCAAGACTGACGGTTCCGTGACTCTGGACAATGGCATCATCCGAGTGAGGCTGGACCCGACTGGCCGCCTGACGTCCTTGGTCCTGGTGGCCTCTGGCAG GGAGGCCATTGCTGAGGGTGCTGTGGGGAACCAGTTTGTGCTGTTTGATGATGTGCCCTTGTACTGGGACGCCTGGGACGTCATGGACTACCACCTAGAGACACG gAAGCCCGTGCTGGGCCAGGCAGGGACCCTGGCAGTGGGCACTGAGGGCGGCCTGCGGGGCAGTGCCTGGTTCTTGCTGCAGCTCACCCCCAATAGTCGGCTCAGCCAGGAGGTGGTGCTGGATGTTGGCTGCCCCTATGTCCGCTTCCATACTGAG GTGCACTGGCATGAGGCCCACAAGTTCCTCAAGGTGGAGTTCCCTGCCCGTGTGCGTTGTCCCCAGGCCACCTATGAGATCCAGTTTGGGCACCTGCAGCGGCCCACCCACTACAACACCTCTTGGGACTGGGCTCGATTTGAG GTGTGGGCCCACCGCTGGGTGGATCTGTCAGAGCATGGCTTCGGGCTGGCCCTGCTCAACGACTGCAAGTATGGCGCGTCAGTGCGAGGCAGCGTCCTCAGCCTCTCGCT CTTGAGGGCGCCTAAGGCCCCCGACGCCACTGCTGACGTGGGACGCCATGAGTTCACCTATGCACTGATGCCACACAAGG GCTCCTTTCAGGATGCTGGAGTTATCCGTGCTGCCTACAGCCTCAACTTCCCCCTGTTGGCGCTGCCAGTCCCGGGCCCAGCGCCCGCCACCTCCTGGAGTGCCTTTTCCGTGTCCTCTCCTGCCGTCATGTTGGAGACTGTCAAGCAG gcGGAGACCGGTCCCGAGAGCCAGAGCCGCGCGCTAGTGCTGAGGCTGTATGAGGCCCACGGCAGCCACGTGGACAGCTGGCTGCACACCTCGCTGCCCGTTCAGGAGGCCATCCT CTGTGACCTCCTGGAGCGGCGAGATCCTGCTGGCCACTTGCCCCTTCAGGACAACCGCCTGAAGCTCACCTTTTCTCCCTTCCAAGTGCAGTCCCTGCTGCTcgtgcttcagcctccagaaaaCTGA
- the MAN2C1 gene encoding alpha-mannosidase 2C1 isoform X5, which produces MAGAPALKHWRTTLERVEKFVSPLYFTDCNLRGRLFGESCPVAALSSFLTPERLPYQEAVLQDFSPAQVGDSFGPTWWTCWFRVELTIPEAWVGQEVHLCWQSDGEGLVWRDGEPVQGLTKEGEKTSYILTDRLGEGDPRSLTLYVEVACNGLLGAGKGSMIAAPDPEKTFQLSRAELAVFHRDVHKLLVDLELLLGIAKGLGEDNQRSFQALYTANQMVNVCDPARPETFPVAQALASKFFGQRGGESQHTIHAIGHCHIDTAWLWPFKETIRKCARSWVTAVQLMEQNPEFIFACSQAQQLEWVKSHYPGLHAQLQEFACRGQFVPVGGTWVEMDGNLPSGEAMVRQFLQGQNFFLQEFGKMCTEFWLPDTFGYSAQLPQIMRGCGIRHFLTQKLSWNLVNSFPHHTFFWEGLDGSHVLVHFPPGDSYGMQGNVDEVLKTVTNNRDKGRTNHSAFLFGFGDGGGGPTQTMLDRLTRLRDTDGLPRVQLSSPKQLFSALESDSGQLCTWVGELFLELHNGTYTTHAQIKKGNRECERILHDVELLSSLALARSTQFLYPAAQLQHLWRLLLLNQFHDVVTGSCIQLVAEDAMCHYADIRSHGNALLSTAATALCAGEPGPEGLLIVNTLPWKRTEVLALPKPGGAHSLDLTPSPGDSAQHGLCSCSCPHLAAAPAAPAACVRSARVPTDSASRPPFTKTDGSVTLDNGIIRVRLDPTGRLTSLVLVASGREAIAEGAVGNQFVLFDDVPLYWDAWDVMDYHLETRKPVLGQAGTLAVGTEGGLRGSAWFLLQLTPNSRLSQEVVLDVGCPYVRFHTEVHWHEAHKFLKVEFPARVRCPQATYEIQFGHLQRPTHYNTSWDWARFEVWAHRWVDLSEHGFGLALLNDCKYGASVRGSVLSLSLLRAPKAPDATADVGRHEFTYALMPHKGSFQDAGVIRAAYSLNFPLLALPVPGPAPATSWSAFSVSSPAVMLETVKQAETGPESQSRALVLRLYEAHGSHVDSWLHTSLPVQEAILCDLLERRDPAGHLPLQDNRLKLTFSPFQVQSLLLVLQPPEN; this is translated from the exons ATGGCGGGGGCGCCTGCTCTGAAGCACTGGCGCACCACGCTGGAGCGGGTGGAGAAGTTCGTGTCGCCGCTCTATTTTACCGACTGTAACCTCCGCGGCAG GCTCTTTGGGGAAAGCTGCCCCGTGGCTGCGCTCTCCAGCTTCCTGACGCCCGAGAGGCTTCCCTACCAGGAGGCAGTCCTGCAGGACTTCAGCCCGGCGCAGGTCGGCGACAGCTTCGGACCGAC ATGGTGGACCTGCTGGTTCCGGGTGGAGTTGACCATCCCAGAGGCATGGGTGGGCCAGGAAGTTCACCTTTGCTGGCAAAGTGATGGAGAAGGTCTGGTGTGGCGCGATGGGGAACCTGTCCAG GGTTTGACCAAAGAAGGTGAGAAGACCAGCTATATCCTGACAGacaggctgggggaaggagacCCCCGAAG CCTGACCCTCTATGTGGAAGTGGCCTGCAATGGGctcctgggggctgggaagggaagcaTGATTGCAGCCCCTGATCCCGAGAAGACGTTCCAGCTGAGCCGGGCTGAGCTGGCCGTGTTCCACCGGGATGTCCACAAGCTCCTAGTGGATCTGGAGCTGCTACTGGGCATAGCCAAG GGTCTCGGGGAGGACAACCAGCGCAGCTTCCAGGCCCTGTACACAGCTAACCAGATGGTGAATGTGTGTGACCCTGCCCGGCCCGAGACCTTCCCAGTGGCCCAGGCCCTGGCGTCCAAGTTCTTTGGCCAACGTGGTGGTGAAAGCCAACACACCATCCATGCCATAGGGCACTGCCACATTGATACAG CCTGGCTTTGGCCCTTCAAAGAGACCATAAGGAAATGTGCCCGGAGCTGGGTGACAGCTGTGCAGCTCATGGAACAGAACCCTGAGTTCATCTTTGCCTGCTCCCAG GCACAGCAGCTCGAGTGGGTGAAGAGCCACTACCCCGGTCTGCATGCCCAGCTCCAGGAGTTTGCCTGCCGCGGGCAGTTTGTGCCCGTGGGGGGCACCTGGGTGGAGATG GATGGGAATCTGCCCAGTGGAGAGGCTATGGTGAGGCAGTTCCTGCAGGGCCAGAACTTCTTTCTGCAGGAGTTTGGGAAGATGTGTACTGAG TTCTGGCTGCCAGACACGTTCGGCTACTCAGCACAACTCCCCCAGATCATGCGTGGCTGTGGCATCAGGCACTTTCTGACCCAGAAGTTGAGCTGGAACTTGGTGAACTCCTTCCCG CACCACACCTTTTTCTGGGAGGGGCTGGATGGCTCCCATGTACTGGTCCACTTTCCACCTGGCGACTCCTATGGGATGCAGGGCAACGTGGACGAG GTGCTGAAGACTGTGACCAACAACCGGGACAAGGGGAGGACTAACCATAGTGCCTTCCTCTTTGGCTTCGGGGATGGGGGCGGCGGCCCCACCCAGACCATGCTGGACCGCTTGACGCGGCTGCGCGATACGGATGGGCTGCCCAG GGTGCAGCTGTCTTCTCCAAAGCAACTCTTCTCGGCACTGGAGAGTGACTCGGGGCAGCTGTGCACGTGGGTCGGGGAGCTCTTCCTGGAGCTGCACAATGGCACCTACACCACCCATGCCCAG ATCAAGAAGGGGAACCGGGAGTGTGAGCGGATCCTGCATGACGTGGAGCTGCTCAGTAGCCTGGCCCTGGCCCGCAGCACCCAGTTCCTGTACCCAGCAGCCCAGCTGCAGCACCTCTGGAG GCTCCTGCTTCTGAACCAGTTCCATGATGTGGTGACTGGAAGCTGCATTCAGCTGGTGGCAGAGGATGCCATGTGCCACTACGCAG ACATTCGTTCCCATGGCAATGCACTGCTCAGCACTGCAGCCACAGCCCTGTGTGCTGGGGAACCAGGTCCCGAGGGCCTCCTCATTGTCAACACGCTGCCCTGGAAGCGCACGGAAGTGTTGGCCCTGCCCAAGCCCGGCGGGGCCCACAGCCTAG acctcacccccagccctggtGACAGTGCCCAGCATGGGCTATGCTCCTGTTCCTGCCCCCATCTCGCTGCAGCCCCTGCTGCCCCAGCAGCCTGTGTTCGTAGTGCAAGAG TCCCTACAGACTCAGCCTCACGGCCCCCTTTCACCAAGACTGACGGTTCCGTGACTCTGGACAATGGCATCATCCGAGTGAGGCTGGACCCGACTGGCCGCCTGACGTCCTTGGTCCTGGTGGCCTCTGGCAG GGAGGCCATTGCTGAGGGTGCTGTGGGGAACCAGTTTGTGCTGTTTGATGATGTGCCCTTGTACTGGGACGCCTGGGACGTCATGGACTACCACCTAGAGACACG gAAGCCCGTGCTGGGCCAGGCAGGGACCCTGGCAGTGGGCACTGAGGGCGGCCTGCGGGGCAGTGCCTGGTTCTTGCTGCAGCTCACCCCCAATAGTCGGCTCAGCCAGGAGGTGGTGCTGGATGTTGGCTGCCCCTATGTCCGCTTCCATACTGAG GTGCACTGGCATGAGGCCCACAAGTTCCTCAAGGTGGAGTTCCCTGCCCGTGTGCGTTGTCCCCAGGCCACCTATGAGATCCAGTTTGGGCACCTGCAGCGGCCCACCCACTACAACACCTCTTGGGACTGGGCTCGATTTGAG GTGTGGGCCCACCGCTGGGTGGATCTGTCAGAGCATGGCTTCGGGCTGGCCCTGCTCAACGACTGCAAGTATGGCGCGTCAGTGCGAGGCAGCGTCCTCAGCCTCTCGCT CTTGAGGGCGCCTAAGGCCCCCGACGCCACTGCTGACGTGGGACGCCATGAGTTCACCTATGCACTGATGCCACACAAGG GCTCCTTTCAGGATGCTGGAGTTATCCGTGCTGCCTACAGCCTCAACTTCCCCCTGTTGGCGCTGCCAGTCCCGGGCCCAGCGCCCGCCACCTCCTGGAGTGCCTTTTCCGTGTCCTCTCCTGCCGTCATGTTGGAGACTGTCAAGCAG gcGGAGACCGGTCCCGAGAGCCAGAGCCGCGCGCTAGTGCTGAGGCTGTATGAGGCCCACGGCAGCCACGTGGACAGCTGGCTGCACACCTCGCTGCCCGTTCAGGAGGCCATCCT CTGTGACCTCCTGGAGCGGCGAGATCCTGCTGGCCACTTGCCCCTTCAGGACAACCGCCTGAAGCTCACCTTTTCTCCCTTCCAAGTGCAGTCCCTGCTGCTcgtgcttcagcctccagaaaaCTGA
- the MAN2C1 gene encoding alpha-mannosidase 2C1 isoform X2 — MAGAPALKHWRTTLERVEKFVSPLYFTDCNLRGRLFGESCPVAALSSFLTPERLPYQEAVLQDFSPAQVGDSFGPTWWTCWFRVELTIPEAWVGQEVHLCWQSDGEGLVWRDGEPVQGLTKEGEKTSYILTDRLGEGDPRSLTLYVEVACNGLLGAGKGSMIAAPDPEKTFQLSRAELAVFHRDVHKLLVDLELLLGIAKGLGEDNQRSFQALYTANQMVNVCDPARPETFPVAQALASKFFGQRGGESQHTIHAIGHCHIDTAWLWPFKETIRKCARSWVTAVQLMEQNPEFIFACSQAQQLEWVKSHYPGLHAQLQEFACRGQFVPVGGTWVEMDGNLPSGEAMVRQFLQGQNFFLQEFGKMCTEFWLPDTFGYSAQLPQIMRGCGIRHFLTQKLSWNLVNSFPHHTFFWEGLDGSHVLVHFPPGDSYGMQGNVDEVLKTVTNNRDKGRTNHSAFLFGFGDGGGGPTQTMLDRLTRLRDTDGLPRVQLSSPKQLFSALESDSGQLCTWVGELFLELHNGTYTTHAQIKKGNRECERILHDVELLSSLALARSTQFLYPAAQLQHLWRLLLLNQFHDVVTGSCIQLVAEDAMCHYADIRSHGNALLSTAATALCAGEPGPEGLLIVNTLPWKRTEVLALPKPGGAHSLALVTVPSMGYAPVPAPISLQPLLPQQPVFVVQETDGSVTLDNGIIRVRLDPTGRLTSLVLVASGREAIAEGAVGNQFVLFDDVPLYWDAWDVMDYHLETRKPVLGQAGTLAVGTEGGLRGSAWFLLQLTPNSRLSQEVVLDVGCPYVRFHTEVHWHEAHKFLKVEFPARVRCPQATYEIQFGHLQRPTHYNTSWDWARFEVWAHRWVDLSEHGFGLALLNDCKYGASVRGSVLSLSLLRAPKAPDATADVGRHEFTYALMPHKGSFQDAGVIRAAYSLNFPLLALPVPGPAPATSWSAFSVSSPAVMLETVKQAETGPESQSRALVLRLYEAHGSHVDSWLHTSLPVQEAILCDLLERRDPAGHLPLQDNRLKLTFSPFQVQSLLLVLQPPEN; from the exons ATGGCGGGGGCGCCTGCTCTGAAGCACTGGCGCACCACGCTGGAGCGGGTGGAGAAGTTCGTGTCGCCGCTCTATTTTACCGACTGTAACCTCCGCGGCAG GCTCTTTGGGGAAAGCTGCCCCGTGGCTGCGCTCTCCAGCTTCCTGACGCCCGAGAGGCTTCCCTACCAGGAGGCAGTCCTGCAGGACTTCAGCCCGGCGCAGGTCGGCGACAGCTTCGGACCGAC ATGGTGGACCTGCTGGTTCCGGGTGGAGTTGACCATCCCAGAGGCATGGGTGGGCCAGGAAGTTCACCTTTGCTGGCAAAGTGATGGAGAAGGTCTGGTGTGGCGCGATGGGGAACCTGTCCAG GGTTTGACCAAAGAAGGTGAGAAGACCAGCTATATCCTGACAGacaggctgggggaaggagacCCCCGAAG CCTGACCCTCTATGTGGAAGTGGCCTGCAATGGGctcctgggggctgggaagggaagcaTGATTGCAGCCCCTGATCCCGAGAAGACGTTCCAGCTGAGCCGGGCTGAGCTGGCCGTGTTCCACCGGGATGTCCACAAGCTCCTAGTGGATCTGGAGCTGCTACTGGGCATAGCCAAG GGTCTCGGGGAGGACAACCAGCGCAGCTTCCAGGCCCTGTACACAGCTAACCAGATGGTGAATGTGTGTGACCCTGCCCGGCCCGAGACCTTCCCAGTGGCCCAGGCCCTGGCGTCCAAGTTCTTTGGCCAACGTGGTGGTGAAAGCCAACACACCATCCATGCCATAGGGCACTGCCACATTGATACAG CCTGGCTTTGGCCCTTCAAAGAGACCATAAGGAAATGTGCCCGGAGCTGGGTGACAGCTGTGCAGCTCATGGAACAGAACCCTGAGTTCATCTTTGCCTGCTCCCAG GCACAGCAGCTCGAGTGGGTGAAGAGCCACTACCCCGGTCTGCATGCCCAGCTCCAGGAGTTTGCCTGCCGCGGGCAGTTTGTGCCCGTGGGGGGCACCTGGGTGGAGATG GATGGGAATCTGCCCAGTGGAGAGGCTATGGTGAGGCAGTTCCTGCAGGGCCAGAACTTCTTTCTGCAGGAGTTTGGGAAGATGTGTACTGAG TTCTGGCTGCCAGACACGTTCGGCTACTCAGCACAACTCCCCCAGATCATGCGTGGCTGTGGCATCAGGCACTTTCTGACCCAGAAGTTGAGCTGGAACTTGGTGAACTCCTTCCCG CACCACACCTTTTTCTGGGAGGGGCTGGATGGCTCCCATGTACTGGTCCACTTTCCACCTGGCGACTCCTATGGGATGCAGGGCAACGTGGACGAG GTGCTGAAGACTGTGACCAACAACCGGGACAAGGGGAGGACTAACCATAGTGCCTTCCTCTTTGGCTTCGGGGATGGGGGCGGCGGCCCCACCCAGACCATGCTGGACCGCTTGACGCGGCTGCGCGATACGGATGGGCTGCCCAG GGTGCAGCTGTCTTCTCCAAAGCAACTCTTCTCGGCACTGGAGAGTGACTCGGGGCAGCTGTGCACGTGGGTCGGGGAGCTCTTCCTGGAGCTGCACAATGGCACCTACACCACCCATGCCCAG ATCAAGAAGGGGAACCGGGAGTGTGAGCGGATCCTGCATGACGTGGAGCTGCTCAGTAGCCTGGCCCTGGCCCGCAGCACCCAGTTCCTGTACCCAGCAGCCCAGCTGCAGCACCTCTGGAG GCTCCTGCTTCTGAACCAGTTCCATGATGTGGTGACTGGAAGCTGCATTCAGCTGGTGGCAGAGGATGCCATGTGCCACTACGCAG ACATTCGTTCCCATGGCAATGCACTGCTCAGCACTGCAGCCACAGCCCTGTGTGCTGGGGAACCAGGTCCCGAGGGCCTCCTCATTGTCAACACGCTGCCCTGGAAGCGCACGGAAGTGTTGGCCCTGCCCAAGCCCGGCGGGGCCCACAGCCTAG ccctggtGACAGTGCCCAGCATGGGCTATGCTCCTGTTCCTGCCCCCATCTCGCTGCAGCCCCTGCTGCCCCAGCAGCCTGTGTTCGTAGTGCAAGAG ACTGACGGTTCCGTGACTCTGGACAATGGCATCATCCGAGTGAGGCTGGACCCGACTGGCCGCCTGACGTCCTTGGTCCTGGTGGCCTCTGGCAG GGAGGCCATTGCTGAGGGTGCTGTGGGGAACCAGTTTGTGCTGTTTGATGATGTGCCCTTGTACTGGGACGCCTGGGACGTCATGGACTACCACCTAGAGACACG gAAGCCCGTGCTGGGCCAGGCAGGGACCCTGGCAGTGGGCACTGAGGGCGGCCTGCGGGGCAGTGCCTGGTTCTTGCTGCAGCTCACCCCCAATAGTCGGCTCAGCCAGGAGGTGGTGCTGGATGTTGGCTGCCCCTATGTCCGCTTCCATACTGAG GTGCACTGGCATGAGGCCCACAAGTTCCTCAAGGTGGAGTTCCCTGCCCGTGTGCGTTGTCCCCAGGCCACCTATGAGATCCAGTTTGGGCACCTGCAGCGGCCCACCCACTACAACACCTCTTGGGACTGGGCTCGATTTGAG GTGTGGGCCCACCGCTGGGTGGATCTGTCAGAGCATGGCTTCGGGCTGGCCCTGCTCAACGACTGCAAGTATGGCGCGTCAGTGCGAGGCAGCGTCCTCAGCCTCTCGCT CTTGAGGGCGCCTAAGGCCCCCGACGCCACTGCTGACGTGGGACGCCATGAGTTCACCTATGCACTGATGCCACACAAGG GCTCCTTTCAGGATGCTGGAGTTATCCGTGCTGCCTACAGCCTCAACTTCCCCCTGTTGGCGCTGCCAGTCCCGGGCCCAGCGCCCGCCACCTCCTGGAGTGCCTTTTCCGTGTCCTCTCCTGCCGTCATGTTGGAGACTGTCAAGCAG gcGGAGACCGGTCCCGAGAGCCAGAGCCGCGCGCTAGTGCTGAGGCTGTATGAGGCCCACGGCAGCCACGTGGACAGCTGGCTGCACACCTCGCTGCCCGTTCAGGAGGCCATCCT CTGTGACCTCCTGGAGCGGCGAGATCCTGCTGGCCACTTGCCCCTTCAGGACAACCGCCTGAAGCTCACCTTTTCTCCCTTCCAAGTGCAGTCCCTGCTGCTcgtgcttcagcctccagaaaaCTGA